In one Nitrososphaera sp. genomic region, the following are encoded:
- a CDS encoding ArsR family transcriptional regulator, with product MVIEPEVSSSGDKGDRQDNPADSKQSDGRKPEDAVVSAGKSTQLLLEPVEDSESKGTASVADFHNNDTRVLSLLNEYGSNYSFKGIMRKLDIHQQSLSRVLHRLEEMGLVEKSEGGYRLSRGGESVAASRAFARKQQSAGVRAPGRGDYIQLLQSFIPVSGVKALEIAQSLAGRWFKNLRWVGMVSGPTGYTLQWASEDGAFQVNLTIVSDYIIIETNAGTEREKAGAMLGSYAIYEQIVRLLQSRVGGEPQLGFRAAGPFKAVDRNN from the coding sequence GTGGTAATAGAGCCCGAGGTTTCTAGCAGCGGCGATAAAGGGGATCGGCAGGATAACCCGGCCGACTCCAAGCAGTCCGACGGCCGCAAGCCCGAGGACGCCGTGGTCAGCGCGGGCAAGTCAACTCAACTGCTTCTAGAGCCAGTCGAGGACTCGGAGTCAAAAGGCACTGCCAGTGTGGCCGATTTTCACAACAACGACACCAGGGTGCTGTCGCTTCTCAACGAGTACGGCTCCAACTATTCATTCAAGGGCATTATGCGCAAGCTGGACATCCACCAGCAGAGCCTCTCGCGCGTCCTTCACAGGCTTGAGGAAATGGGCCTGGTTGAAAAGTCCGAAGGCGGTTACAGGCTGAGCCGGGGTGGCGAGTCGGTCGCCGCATCGCGCGCGTTTGCACGCAAGCAGCAGTCCGCGGGAGTCCGGGCCCCAGGTAGAGGGGACTATATCCAGCTGTTGCAATCCTTTATCCCAGTCTCCGGAGTCAAGGCGCTTGAAATCGCGCAGAGCCTCGCCGGCAGGTGGTTCAAGAACCTGCGCTGGGTCGGGATGGTTTCCGGACCGACGGGGTACACGCTGCAGTGGGCAAGCGAGGACGGGGCATTCCAGGTAAACCTGACAATAGTCTCCGACTATATCATTATAGAAACAAACGCCGGCACGGAGAGGGAAAAGGCAGGCGCGATGCTCGGCTCGTACGCCATCTACGAGCAGATTGTCCGGCTTTTGCAGAGCAGGGTTGGAGGGGAACCCCAGCTCGGATTCCGGGCAGCCGGTCCCTTCAAGGCAGTCGACCGGAACAACTAG
- a CDS encoding cobalamin-dependent protein (Presence of a B(12) (cobalamin)-binding domain implies dependence on cobalamin itself, in one of its several forms, or in some unusual lineages, dependence on a cobalamin-like analog.), whose translation MVYVRSKRVKGIDYAYLVKSEWDAASKSPRQQTIKYLGRSADVELEDIPPQYREDPKILSFLSEHSPKDLKKKRALVERLRDRLYDSLASGSVDGACRLYDESKDVLSLEGFYDKILRPVMHDIGVKWETKQIDVATEHVCTNTAYGLVAIIEDRIAKKQNLEKVLMCSPDGEMHALGASVISSVLKSKGYRVFNAAPSAPADQVVGYIGDLEPDLIMVSVTLPENLRAAERLVRRIESKSRAKIVVGGLALASGKGSFGSATVLRPQENSLEDVLRLVRSLTR comes from the coding sequence ATGGTTTACGTCAGGAGCAAGAGAGTGAAGGGGATAGATTATGCCTATCTGGTCAAAAGCGAATGGGACGCCGCCTCCAAGTCACCCAGGCAGCAGACTATCAAGTATCTTGGCCGTTCGGCCGACGTCGAGCTTGAGGATATTCCGCCGCAATATCGCGAGGATCCCAAAATTCTGTCTTTTCTCTCCGAGCACAGCCCGAAGGATCTCAAGAAAAAGAGGGCGCTGGTGGAAAGGCTTCGTGACAGGCTTTACGACTCTTTGGCATCAGGCAGCGTAGACGGTGCCTGCAGGCTTTACGATGAGTCAAAGGATGTTCTCTCACTGGAGGGCTTTTATGATAAAATTCTAAGGCCGGTCATGCACGACATCGGAGTCAAATGGGAGACAAAACAGATTGACGTTGCAACGGAACACGTCTGTACCAACACCGCGTACGGGCTAGTCGCAATCATTGAAGACAGAATCGCAAAGAAACAGAATCTTGAAAAGGTCCTGATGTGTTCGCCGGATGGAGAAATGCACGCCCTGGGCGCCTCGGTCATTAGTTCTGTTCTAAAAAGCAAGGGGTACAGGGTCTTCAACGCTGCTCCGTCAGCCCCCGCAGACCAGGTCGTCGGCTATATTGGAGATTTGGAGCCTGACCTTATCATGGTCTCTGTCACGCTGCCTGAAAACCTCAGGGCAGCCGAACGGCTAGTCCGCAGGATAGAATCAAAGTCCCGCGCAAAGATTGTCGTTGGAGGTTTGGCCCTTGCTTCTGGCAAGGGCAGTTTCGGCAGCGCGACTGTGCTGCGTCCGCAAGAAAATTCCCTCGAAGATGTCCTGCGGCTGGTCAGGTCTCTGACGCGGTAA
- a CDS encoding VTT domain-containing protein: protein MPALPGYSLLYSLGDMLRPIFEPIVHNPFFVQYGLLGLFLNGLFSSVVPIPTEFTTTALLLAGEDRLNIFIVLAISSIAGGFLAYFLGRTGSMAFRAFHAKPKASTEERSYAFLKKYGWVAIFISPWIPVFGDVVPIIAGTKNYEFGRFAVAMCVGKAVKVLAIVYFSSLLVPLLFSQV from the coding sequence TTGCCAGCGCTCCCGGGTTATTCACTTCTCTACTCTCTGGGAGACATGCTGCGGCCGATTTTCGAGCCAATAGTGCACAACCCCTTTTTCGTGCAGTATGGCCTTCTCGGCCTGTTTCTAAACGGCCTGTTTTCGTCCGTCGTGCCCATCCCGACCGAGTTTACCACGACTGCGCTCCTTCTGGCCGGCGAGGACAGGCTGAATATTTTCATAGTCCTTGCGATAAGTTCCATTGCGGGCGGTTTTCTGGCCTACTTTTTGGGCCGTACCGGCAGCATGGCCTTTCGGGCCTTTCACGCAAAACCCAAGGCTTCTACCGAGGAAAGGTCGTATGCGTTTCTAAAGAAGTACGGCTGGGTTGCCATTTTCATCTCGCCCTGGATCCCTGTCTTTGGCGACGTCGTTCCCATTATTGCTGGCACAAAGAACTACGAGTTTGGGCGGTTTGCCGTTGCCATGTGCGTTGGCAAGGCAGTCAAGGTTCTGGCCATAGTTTATTTCAGTTCGCTCCTCGTCCCGCTCCTGTTCAGCCAAGTCTGA
- a CDS encoding MFS transporter translates to MAVSPLSLIRQSPRQHGWAWYLIPLNACGNGFGLYVPLYLLQLGGSVIEVALAAFLTGIANTIGSFVWGKLIDSFGWRATAVMISALSTLSISIITYFVSDISSVTALWTLLGFLTAGGGPATNLLIMQRSRREDWSDTFSWTSLISNGGIVIGMVVGFLWLAYSNDVHSYALACSLMSASAAAIVYPVFKRERAELRQRAASSAQARAGMLQSTLRSIRNTALTSSALLSSITSAFWSSGKDAAGRHKPLHNDFLSNPVNKKQLLFFAGVGFFFLSGNLFYTPYTPYLKANGISDSQVFLAYTVLTVSKVLFLPFNSRIVAAAGGEQKMAKLAYIPRTAGTAVAIVGALFAIGNPNLIFDLTLVAFVSVDVAFSIWSITTTSSLMQMVPSGKAGKIFGINQAVTGLGLVSGSIAGGETASQFGYPATFMLAIAALAVSVTLVSSSFRKAAAPLPRPEIAAKEVRRAG, encoded by the coding sequence TTGGCGGTCTCCCCTCTTTCTCTCATACGGCAATCTCCCAGGCAGCACGGCTGGGCCTGGTACCTCATCCCCCTCAATGCCTGTGGCAACGGCTTTGGACTGTACGTCCCTCTTTACCTCCTCCAGCTGGGAGGTTCGGTAATCGAGGTCGCTCTCGCGGCTTTTCTCACCGGCATCGCAAACACGATTGGCTCTTTTGTCTGGGGCAAGCTTATTGACTCATTTGGATGGCGCGCCACCGCAGTCATGATTTCGGCACTCTCCACATTATCTATTTCAATAATCACATATTTCGTGTCGGATATCTCCTCCGTTACTGCCCTGTGGACACTGCTTGGTTTTCTTACTGCTGGCGGCGGGCCGGCCACCAACCTTCTGATAATGCAGAGGTCGAGAAGGGAGGACTGGAGCGACACTTTCAGCTGGACGTCTCTTATCAGCAACGGCGGAATAGTCATCGGGATGGTGGTCGGCTTTTTGTGGCTGGCCTATTCAAACGACGTGCACTCTTATGCGCTGGCATGCAGCCTGATGTCGGCAAGCGCGGCAGCAATCGTCTATCCCGTTTTCAAAAGGGAGAGGGCTGAGCTCAGGCAAAGGGCAGCATCCTCTGCGCAGGCCCGCGCCGGCATGCTGCAGAGCACTCTCAGGAGCATTCGAAACACAGCTCTAACTAGCAGCGCGCTGTTGAGCTCGATTACCTCGGCCTTCTGGAGCTCCGGCAAGGACGCGGCAGGACGCCACAAGCCTTTGCATAACGATTTTCTCTCAAATCCAGTGAACAAGAAGCAGCTTCTTTTCTTTGCCGGCGTCGGCTTCTTTTTTCTTTCAGGCAACCTGTTTTACACCCCGTATACGCCGTACCTGAAAGCAAACGGGATATCCGACTCGCAGGTGTTTCTCGCCTATACCGTCCTCACGGTCTCAAAGGTGCTGTTTCTGCCGTTTAACAGCAGGATAGTAGCGGCCGCGGGAGGCGAGCAAAAGATGGCAAAACTCGCCTATATCCCGCGCACGGCCGGAACCGCGGTCGCGATAGTGGGGGCATTGTTTGCAATCGGAAACCCAAACCTTATTTTTGACCTCACGCTCGTCGCGTTTGTCTCTGTGGACGTCGCGTTTAGCATATGGAGCATCACGACAACGTCCTCGCTGATGCAGATGGTGCCTTCGGGCAAGGCGGGAAAAATATTTGGTATAAACCAGGCAGTAACCGGACTTGGTCTTGTCAGCGGGTCTATCGCCGGCGGTGAGACAGCGTCACAGTTTGGATATCCCGCGACATTCATGCTCGCGATTGCCGCGCTTGCAGTGTCAGTCACCCTGGTCTCGTCCTCTTTCAGGAAGGCCGCCGCACCGCTGCCAAGGCCTGAAATTGCGGCCAAGGAGGTCCGCCGGGCAGGATAA
- a CDS encoding proteasome subunit beta, with product MTTIVGIKTGQGVVLGSDKRASKGFFIGSKITQKIAKIDDTLAIAIAGQLSDAEYLIKVAKAERKLTELRRGFPLTVKESGRLIANLAYSGLKNYQPYFVELLVAGVDETGGHIFAADMSGAVTSEDFASSGSGSPIAYGVLESIYRKEMTNDEAKEMAVRAVSAAMERDPGSGNGIDVLVIPNLVTVAARGGSAEVERR from the coding sequence ATGACTACGATAGTAGGGATAAAAACCGGACAGGGCGTTGTCCTTGGCTCCGACAAGCGCGCAAGCAAGGGCTTTTTCATTGGATCCAAGATAACGCAGAAAATAGCCAAAATTGACGACACACTGGCAATCGCAATCGCTGGACAGCTATCCGATGCAGAATACCTGATCAAGGTGGCCAAGGCAGAGCGCAAGCTCACCGAGCTTCGGAGGGGCTTTCCGCTCACGGTCAAGGAATCCGGCCGGCTGATTGCGAACCTGGCGTACTCGGGACTCAAGAACTACCAGCCGTACTTTGTTGAGCTTCTTGTGGCGGGGGTGGACGAAACAGGCGGCCACATCTTTGCTGCGGACATGTCCGGAGCGGTAACAAGCGAGGACTTTGCGTCTTCCGGCTCCGGCTCGCCGATAGCATACGGGGTGCTTGAGAGCATCTACCGCAAGGAAATGACAAACGATGAGGCAAAGGAGATGGCAGTCAGGGCGGTCTCGGCTGCGATGGAGCGCGACCCGGGTTCGGGTAACGGGATAGACGTCCTTGTCATACCCAACCTTGTAACGGTCGCTGCGAGAGGCGGCTCCGCGGAGGTTGAGCGCAGGTAA
- a CDS encoding proline dehydrogenase family protein, which yields MAARSTDLPGKTLGTPNLHSHSYDSGVLEKLLFRVAKRWVAGNAQNDAIASARQSNSRGMNAILNYLGEDTVSEQLVEQTVQEYLSLISAISSESLLGCVSAKPTQLGLAIGYDLCLQNAERLAQKASSLGQFLWLDIESANYVENTIKMYSALAGKNQGRVGLAVQAYLRRSQGDLEFLLERNSVVRLVKGAYQEPASMAFSSRSDVDLAYSRLMGMLFENGGRFAIATHDSKLIEEAIQLAGRHETSKDSFEFQMLMGIRDDLKPGLVERGFRVSEYIPYGNQWLPYSVRRLRERKRNVLLLARSLV from the coding sequence TTGGCTGCGCGTTCAACTGACCTGCCTGGCAAGACTCTTGGCACGCCGAACCTCCACTCGCACAGTTACGACTCGGGCGTCCTAGAAAAATTGCTCTTCAGGGTCGCAAAGAGATGGGTCGCGGGCAATGCCCAGAACGACGCCATCGCAAGCGCCCGCCAGTCAAACTCAAGGGGGATGAACGCCATACTGAATTATCTAGGGGAGGACACGGTCAGTGAGCAGCTTGTCGAGCAGACCGTGCAGGAGTACCTCTCGCTTATCAGTGCGATTAGCAGCGAAAGCTTGCTTGGATGCGTTTCGGCAAAGCCGACGCAGCTAGGGCTTGCAATCGGCTATGACCTGTGCCTTCAAAATGCCGAGCGTCTGGCGCAAAAGGCATCGTCACTCGGGCAGTTCCTCTGGCTTGACATAGAGTCGGCAAACTATGTAGAGAACACCATCAAGATGTACTCCGCGCTTGCCGGCAAGAATCAGGGCAGGGTAGGACTGGCAGTTCAGGCCTACCTTCGCAGGAGCCAGGGCGACCTGGAATTCCTGCTCGAGCGCAATTCAGTTGTACGGCTGGTGAAGGGCGCTTATCAAGAACCGGCCAGCATGGCGTTTTCTTCAAGGTCCGACGTCGACCTGGCATATTCAAGGCTGATGGGCATGCTGTTTGAGAATGGAGGCAGGTTTGCAATTGCCACCCACGATTCAAAGCTGATTGAAGAAGCTATACAGCTTGCAGGCCGGCATGAGACCTCAAAAGATTCATTCGAATTTCAGATGCTCATGGGCATCCGTGATGACCTGAAACCCGGCCTTGTGGAGCGCGGTTTTCGGGTCTCGGAGTACATCCCGTACGGAAACCAGTGGCTGCCGTATTCAGTAAGACGGCTCCGGGAAAGAAAGCGCAACGTATTGCTGCTCGCAAGATCCCTTGTGTGA
- a CDS encoding ATP-binding protein, which translates to MTGAMLAEGREDTLVLQGEQNALDAITHFFSRVSKTSRLMIDSAGVSSIILVDDYNAILKDLVRRGVRRLCLTEITTENVRHCKELSKVLELRHLEGIRGNFAVSETEYLASAKVSQTVPTTQVIYSNAATIVEQHQSLFEMLWSKAVPAKVRIAEIESGTTAPSTFTLSDPSDIAARTRHVTERSKWLNICSTFDGMRMFRRIALDSIRLVLDEQKNGMHTGIRWIGTIEECDIEVVDEFVKLGVEVRHIKSTPLNFSVTDKDCSITVSKLDPGQGNPSVLASNDAQYVTHFNALFEELWIQGVDAADRISEIRDSIKPKRTEIINRSSIIRRTLLELIANAKHEILFMLPTERSYKREEKMGAIDILKRAAHERAVSVRILTPFDASPFLKTQNKRSRGNEDAAAGRTDTKLQVKQVEQASEFETTLVLTDRKQSLVINLKNDSVDDFLEAVGTAIYSDAEPMVKSYASFFEALWRESELSEEVRNTNEQLEANDRLQKEFINIAAHELKTPVQPLLVLAELLAQEASSNDGVRVSRSDVELIARNAARLERLTSDILDVSRIESSTLSLNKTQVDLTEIISSVIKDSVTRRQDARILFESGGRPLIVEADRDRIMQIVFNLVDNAVKFTRSNGGEVFIQHEKSGGQAVVTVQDTGPGIDPEIEPRLFEKFASKSENGTGLGLYISKKIIEAHGGRIWAKNANGGAYFAFSLPIKSAGN; encoded by the coding sequence TTGACCGGCGCAATGCTAGCTGAGGGGCGGGAAGACACACTTGTTCTTCAGGGAGAACAAAACGCCCTGGATGCGATTACGCATTTTTTCTCCCGAGTCAGCAAGACCTCGAGGCTGATGATAGACTCTGCAGGGGTATCTTCGATAATCCTCGTTGACGATTACAATGCAATTCTCAAAGACCTTGTGCGCCGCGGGGTGAGGAGGCTCTGCCTTACAGAGATAACGACGGAAAACGTCAGGCATTGCAAGGAGCTGTCAAAGGTATTAGAGCTTAGGCATCTGGAAGGAATCAGGGGCAACTTTGCGGTCAGCGAGACAGAATACCTTGCATCAGCGAAAGTGAGTCAGACGGTGCCCACTACCCAGGTCATCTATAGCAACGCGGCGACCATAGTGGAACAGCACCAGTCGCTATTTGAGATGCTGTGGAGTAAAGCAGTCCCGGCGAAAGTGCGGATAGCTGAAATCGAGTCGGGAACCACCGCTCCATCCACTTTCACGCTGTCCGACCCTTCTGACATTGCGGCGAGAACCCGCCACGTTACGGAGAGGTCAAAGTGGCTCAACATATGCTCCACTTTTGACGGCATGAGGATGTTTCGAAGAATCGCACTTGATTCCATTCGGCTTGTTTTGGACGAGCAAAAGAACGGCATGCACACGGGAATCAGGTGGATCGGCACAATTGAAGAGTGCGACATTGAAGTCGTCGACGAGTTTGTGAAACTAGGTGTCGAGGTCAGGCACATAAAGTCGACCCCACTCAACTTTAGCGTTACAGACAAGGACTGCAGCATTACGGTTTCAAAGCTGGATCCTGGTCAGGGTAACCCGAGCGTCCTTGCAAGCAACGACGCGCAGTATGTCACCCACTTTAACGCACTTTTCGAAGAGCTGTGGATACAGGGCGTCGACGCCGCCGACCGCATAAGTGAAATCAGAGACTCCATAAAGCCAAAAAGAACCGAGATAATCAACCGGTCGAGCATAATCCGGAGGACACTCCTTGAGCTCATTGCAAACGCAAAACACGAGATCCTCTTCATGCTGCCGACAGAGCGCTCATACAAGAGGGAGGAAAAGATGGGCGCGATTGACATCCTGAAAAGAGCGGCTCACGAGCGGGCTGTGTCTGTAAGAATACTGACGCCGTTCGACGCGTCGCCTTTCCTGAAGACGCAAAACAAGCGGAGCAGGGGTAACGAAGACGCCGCAGCGGGGCGGACCGACACTAAATTGCAGGTAAAGCAGGTCGAGCAGGCATCGGAATTTGAAACCACGCTTGTGCTGACCGACAGGAAGCAGAGCCTTGTTATCAACCTGAAGAACGATTCAGTGGACGATTTCCTGGAGGCTGTGGGCACGGCAATTTACTCAGACGCCGAACCGATGGTAAAGTCATACGCCTCGTTCTTTGAAGCGCTCTGGCGGGAGTCGGAGCTTTCGGAGGAAGTCCGCAATACCAACGAGCAGCTGGAGGCAAACGACAGGCTGCAAAAAGAGTTTATCAACATCGCGGCTCACGAGCTAAAAACGCCGGTCCAACCCCTGCTGGTGCTCGCGGAACTTCTTGCCCAGGAAGCATCGAGCAATGACGGGGTCAGGGTGAGCAGGTCCGATGTGGAGCTTATCGCTCGAAACGCAGCAAGGCTTGAGCGTCTGACATCTGACATACTCGATGTTTCAAGAATCGAGAGCTCGACTCTTTCTCTGAACAAGACGCAGGTCGACCTAACGGAGATTATATCAAGCGTTATCAAGGACAGCGTAACTCGCAGGCAGGATGCCCGGATTCTTTTCGAGAGCGGGGGCAGGCCGTTAATCGTGGAGGCGGACAGGGATAGAATCATGCAGATCGTATTCAACCTGGTCGACAACGCGGTAAAGTTTACGCGTTCAAATGGAGGCGAAGTCTTTATCCAGCACGAGAAGTCAGGAGGCCAGGCCGTCGTTACGGTGCAGGATACCGGCCCGGGCATTGATCCGGAAATAGAGCCCAGGCTTTTTGAAAAATTTGCGAGCAAGTCGGAAAACGGCACCGGCCTCGGGCTCTACATTTCAAAGAAGATAATCGAGGCGCACGGCGGAAGGATTTGGGCAAAAAATGCTAACGGCGGCGCATACTTTGCGTTCAGCCTGCCTATCAAGAGCGCGGGCAATTAA
- a CDS encoding helix-turn-helix domain-containing protein, which translates to MTSEPSVGENKNAAAGCAIVGVWEALGRRWSLHILKNLSTRQVIRFNELKRSLPGISSTVLSERLLELEREGLVTKKIYPEVPPRVEYSMTVQARELEVIIKQLAQWANKWKSPALKATTQVSSAKKE; encoded by the coding sequence ATGACTTCAGAACCTTCTGTCGGCGAGAACAAGAACGCTGCGGCCGGCTGCGCTATAGTGGGCGTGTGGGAAGCCCTCGGCCGAAGGTGGTCGCTTCATATCCTAAAGAATCTGAGCACGAGACAGGTGATCCGTTTCAACGAACTGAAAAGGTCGCTTCCGGGAATTAGCAGCACCGTTCTTTCAGAAAGGCTTCTTGAGCTCGAACGGGAGGGCCTTGTCACAAAAAAGATTTACCCGGAGGTCCCGCCTAGGGTCGAGTACAGCATGACGGTTCAGGCGCGCGAACTCGAGGTAATTATCAAGCAGCTTGCGCAGTGGGCAAACAAGTGGAAGAGCCCTGCCCTCAAGGCAACAACTCAGGTGTCCTCAGCCAAGAAAGAATAG
- a CDS encoding alcohol dehydrogenase has translation MVASTMKAARVTSPGSRFEIVDVPIPEPAEHEVLVKVLACGICHGDAAVKEGHWPGLNLPLTPGHEIIGTVERTGNRVIAWKAGERVGVGWHGGHCSVCDSCREGDFFLCDNAKITGITGHGGYAQYVIAPSNAVARAPEEIDPVFAAPIMCAGITSYNALRHSGAKAGDIVAVHGIGGVGHMAVQYASKMGFRTVAVSRGQDKKSLAMQLGANDYIDSDRVDAAAELNRMGGAKIIFATAPNSKAITSVLGGLGKNGKVVIPAASMEPIQVSPIFLISGRRSIVGWPAGDAKDSEDALNFSVHAGIKPMVETYSLDDAEEAYQSMISNKVRFRAVLEMSHG, from the coding sequence ATGGTTGCATCTACCATGAAAGCCGCCCGCGTCACGAGTCCGGGAAGCCGGTTTGAGATAGTCGACGTTCCTATTCCTGAACCCGCAGAGCATGAGGTTCTGGTTAAAGTTCTGGCCTGCGGCATTTGTCATGGCGATGCCGCAGTCAAGGAAGGCCACTGGCCTGGCCTAAATTTGCCGCTCACGCCGGGCCACGAAATCATAGGCACGGTGGAGCGAACCGGCAACAGGGTCATCGCTTGGAAGGCAGGCGAGCGCGTAGGCGTCGGCTGGCACGGCGGCCACTGCTCCGTCTGCGATTCGTGCAGGGAGGGCGACTTTTTCCTCTGCGATAACGCCAAGATTACCGGCATCACGGGGCACGGCGGCTATGCCCAGTACGTCATTGCCCCTTCAAACGCAGTCGCACGGGCGCCGGAGGAAATCGACCCGGTTTTCGCGGCGCCTATCATGTGCGCTGGCATCACGTCATACAACGCGCTGAGGCACAGCGGCGCAAAGGCCGGGGACATAGTAGCAGTCCACGGCATTGGCGGAGTCGGCCACATGGCGGTCCAGTATGCAAGCAAGATGGGCTTTAGGACGGTGGCAGTCTCCCGCGGTCAGGACAAGAAAAGCCTAGCGATGCAGCTGGGCGCGAACGACTATATCGATTCTGACAGGGTTGACGCGGCCGCTGAACTTAACAGGATGGGCGGGGCCAAGATAATTTTCGCAACTGCTCCAAACAGCAAGGCTATTACATCTGTGCTTGGGGGCCTTGGCAAGAACGGCAAGGTGGTGATCCCTGCCGCCTCGATGGAACCGATACAAGTCTCGCCAATCTTTCTTATCTCCGGCAGGAGATCGATCGTCGGGTGGCCTGCAGGAGACGCAAAGGACTCGGAAGATGCGCTTAACTTTAGCGTGCATGCCGGCATCAAGCCCATGGTGGAAACCTATTCCCTTGACGACGCGGAAGAGGCATACCAGAGCATGATTTCAAACAAGGTCCGGTTCAGGGCCGTCCTTGAAATGAGCCACGGCTAG
- a CDS encoding PadR family transcriptional regulator — protein MWGFGWEVRRRRGLRIMVLSALERSPKNGAEIMDEIEAVTRGWWRPSPGSIYPLLEAMTQEGLVTKNAAGKYELSQRAKEEMGWSSHGGMHQGRPQTIEEMLDEIGGYASYFEDLDRSDKARLNQHRAKIKSVAQRLSALSAEDK, from the coding sequence ATGTGGGGATTTGGATGGGAAGTTCGAAGGAGGAGGGGCCTGAGAATCATGGTTCTCTCGGCGCTCGAGAGGTCGCCGAAGAACGGTGCGGAAATAATGGACGAAATTGAAGCTGTCACTAGGGGCTGGTGGAGGCCTTCGCCGGGTTCCATCTATCCGCTGCTTGAGGCAATGACACAGGAAGGTCTCGTCACAAAGAACGCCGCCGGCAAGTACGAGCTTTCTCAGCGGGCAAAGGAGGAAATGGGCTGGTCATCCCATGGTGGAATGCACCAGGGCAGACCTCAGACTATTGAGGAAATGCTTGATGAAATAGGCGGGTATGCCTCATACTTTGAGGACCTGGACAGGTCTGACAAGGCAAGGCTGAACCAGCACAGGGCCAAGATAAAGTCAGTCGCCCAGAGGCTCTCTGCGCTCTCGGCAGAGGACAAATAA
- a CDS encoding proteasome subunit alpha (cleaves peptide bonds) has product MSESAGGSYGANRYPYFYGPEGRLVLVDSALEAVRRGSTTIGIKTPSFALIASHIKPIRPLVEPTEKIFQIDSHAGATGSGYIGDILQLIDELRLEAQKHRLSFESPADIGTLAKHLGTFLHNYTIYAVRPQAASVIIAGFDQLGVHLYQVDPSGTYFRGSGFAIGQSADTALDVIQREYSQDMSVEKAVELSSKAIGQALGEKPVIDIGVVSAKDGRFSKVQQPLVKS; this is encoded by the coding sequence ATGTCAGAATCAGCAGGAGGCTCTTACGGGGCTAACAGGTACCCGTACTTTTACGGCCCGGAGGGCAGGCTTGTACTGGTAGATTCGGCGCTTGAAGCCGTGCGTAGGGGATCGACTACAATCGGCATCAAGACCCCTTCGTTTGCGCTGATAGCAAGCCACATCAAGCCGATACGACCGCTGGTTGAGCCCACGGAAAAGATATTCCAAATTGACAGCCATGCCGGCGCTACCGGATCAGGATACATCGGAGACATTCTGCAGCTGATAGACGAACTGAGGCTCGAAGCCCAGAAGCACAGGCTCAGCTTTGAGAGCCCTGCCGATATCGGCACCCTTGCAAAGCACCTTGGAACATTCCTGCACAACTATACCATCTACGCGGTAAGGCCCCAGGCGGCATCGGTGATAATCGCGGGATTTGACCAGCTGGGCGTGCACCTGTACCAGGTCGACCCGAGCGGGACCTACTTCAGGGGATCCGGGTTTGCAATCGGACAGTCAGCTGACACTGCGCTTGACGTGATCCAGCGGGAGTACAGCCAGGACATGTCAGTGGAAAAGGCGGTAGAACTGAGCAGCAAGGCGATAGGGCAGGCGCTTGGAGAAAAGCCGGTCATAGACATAGGAGTGGTCAGCGCAAAGGACGGCAGGTTTTCAAAGGTTCAGCAGCCCTTGGTAAAGTCATGA